One region of Lampris incognitus isolate fLamInc1 chromosome 4, fLamInc1.hap2, whole genome shotgun sequence genomic DNA includes:
- the sdr42e1 gene encoding short-chain dehydrogenase/reductase family 42E member 1, whose translation MGNARTDTYLSFLLCRLACSLCKKGAKMVLFDVTPPPGDVPEGIVFLKGDICEYAQVERAVSDVDCVFHIASYGMSGREQLNRRLIEAVNVQGTENIIKACVEKGVSRLVYTSTFNVVFGGQVIENGDESLPYLPLHLHPDHYSRTKSVAEMAVMKANGTVLQNGAGVLRTCALRPAGIYGPGEQRHLPRIVSYTEKGIFRFVYGKPSSLVEFVHVDNLVSAHELAAEALTPEHEHRSAGQAYFISDGRPVNNFEFFRPLVEGLGYPFPKLRLPISLIYFLAFLTEMVHHLVGPLYNFQPLLTRTEVYKTGVTHYFSMAKAREELGYEPKEYNLDEVVQWFRSKGHGGKKPQSSLIGRWLIDSLLVAAFVAVALSYLPVVGN comes from the exons ATGGGAAATGCGCGGACAGACACCTATCTG TCTTTTCTTCTCTGCAGGCTGGCGTGCTCGCTGTGTAAAAAAGGAGCCAAAATGGTTCTGTTTGATGTGACTCCTCCACCTGGAGACGTGCCAGAGGGCATTGTATTCCTGAAGGGGGATATCTGTGAATATGCACAGGTTGAGAGGGCCGTCTCAGATGTCGACTGTGTGTTCCACATTGCCTCATATGGCATGTCCGGCAGAGAGCAGCTAAACCGGCGTCTAATCGAGGCGGTGAATGTTCAAGGCACGGAGAATATTATAAAGGCCTGTGTGGAGAAGGGAGTTTCCAGGCTGGTTTACACCAGCACCTTCAATGTGGTTTTCGGGGGCCAAGTTATCGAGAATGGGGACGAAAGTCTCCCCTATCTACCTCTTCATCTTCACCCTGACCACTACTCCAGAACTAAGTCCGTGGCTGAGATGGCAGTGATGAAAGCCAACGGTACTGTGCTACAGAATGGCGCCGGGGTGTTGAGAACCTGTGCACTGCGACCAGCAGGCATCTATGGACCTGGGGAGCAGAGGCATCTTCCCAGGATAGTAAGCTACACAGAGAAGGGAATCTTCAGGTTTGTTTATGGAAAACCCAGCAGCCTGGTGGAGTTTGTTCATGTCGACAACCTGGTGTCAGCACATGAGCTGGCTGCGGAGGCCTTGACCCCAGAGCACGAGCACCGCTCAGCTGGCCAGGCCTACTTCATCTCAGACGGCAGACCCGTCAACAACTTTGAATTCTTCAGGCCTCTGGTGGAGGGCTTGGGCTATCCGTTCCCCAAACTGCGTTTGCCCATCTCTCTCATTTACTTCCTCGCATTTCTCACTGAAATGGTTCATCACCTCGTCGGCCCCCTCTATAACTTCCAGCCGCTGTTGACACGCACAGAGGTGTATAAAACTGGTGTGACACATTACTTTAGCATGGCAAAGGCCAGGGAAGAGCTTGGTTATGAGCCCAAGGAGTATAATCTCGATGAGGTTGTGCAGTGGTTCAGAAGTAAAGGCCAtgggggaaaaaagccacaaaGCTCACTTATTGGGCGTTGGCTGATAGACAGTCTGTTAGTTGCTGCCTTTGTTGCTGTAGCTCTTTCATACCTTCCAGTTGTTGGCAATTAA
- the LOC130111622 gene encoding arylamine N-acetyltransferase, pineal gland isozyme NAT-10-like: protein MNLEEYFRRINFNSPYETPDLATLKLIHRHHVMAIPFENLSIHCGERITMDLECIFNKIVRSNRGGWCCENNFLFAWVLKELGYNPVTLGSRVFNSIIHDFNPTDSHLINKVVIEGNTYIADVSFGVSCQLWEPLELVSGKNQAQAVGVFRLIENGEDWILEKTGRKPVILNPDFANSSLIEKKQTKAIYCFSLVPRGIDHFLETSHKLQTDPTSLFTNKSICSLQTASGFRALIGWTYSEVTFKPEEGVDLLEMRDIPDNELEQTLREKFRVKLVNKLVAINNKASYTL, encoded by the coding sequence ATGAATTTGGAGGAGTACTTCAGAAGGATCAATTTCAATAGTCCATATGAGACACCGGACCTGGCCACACTTAAATTGATCCACAGACATCACGTGATGGCAATCCCCTTTGAAAACCTCAGCATCCACTGTGGAGAGAGGATCACCATGGACCTTGAGTGTATTTTCAACAAGATTGTCAGGAGCAATCGTGGGGGTTGGTGCTGTGAGAACAACTTTTTGTTCGCCTGGGTGTTGAAGGAACTGGGCTACAACCCCGTAACTCTGGGCTCCAGAGTTTTCAACAGCATCATCCATGATTTCAACCCCACAGACTCCCATCTCATCAACAAAGTCGTCATTGAGGGGAATACATACATTGCAGATGTGAGCTTTGGAGTTTCTTGCCAACTTTGGGAGCCCCTAGAGCTTGTCTCTGGGAAGAACCAGGCGCAGGCCGTTGGTGTCTTTCGCCTAATAGAAAATGGTGAGGACTGGATCTTGGAGAAGACAGGCCGTAAGCCagtgattctgaatccagatTTTGCTAACTCAAGTCTCATAGAGAAGAAGCAAACAAAGGCGATCTACTGCTTCAGCTTGGTGCCTCGTGGGATTGACCACTTCCTTGAGACAAGCCACAAACTTCAGACAGATCCAACTTCACTCTTCACCAATAAGTCTATCTGCTCTCTTCAAACAGCCTCTGGATTCCGAGCCCTCATTGGTTGGACCTACAGTGAGGTCACCTTTAAACCTGAAGAGGGTGTTGATCTTTTGGAGATGAGGGACATACCAGATAATGAACTGGAGCAAACTCTGAGGGAAAAGTTCCGTGTAAAGTTGGTGAACAAGCTGGTGGCCATAAACAACAAAGCTAGCTACACTTTATAA